Proteins from a single region of Pungitius pungitius chromosome 4, fPunPun2.1, whole genome shotgun sequence:
- the fgf7 gene encoding fibroblast growth factor 7, with the protein MRKWMLTWNLPNLFSGLYLHAIFLFGSVRVVHSDCTPEQLAAITNCTKHERHTRNYDYMEGGDVRIRQLFSRTQWFLTIDDFGNITGTQDPTNCHSILEIRTVSEGGVLAIKGVKSQYYISMTKAGQLQGKRIYNENCNFKEVFLENYFNAYSSAKWTKNGKEMFIALSQKGRPMRGKRTRREHIASHFIPMKCREEERRVE; encoded by the exons ATGCGCAAATGGATGCTGACATGGAACCTTCCAAATCTGTTCTCGGGACTGTACCTCCACGCGATCTTCTTGTTCGGCAGCGTGCGTGTGGTCCACAGTGACTGCACTCCGGAGCAACTCGCCGCCATCACGAACTGCACCAAACACGAGCGCCACACGAGGAACTACGACTATATGGAGGGGGGAGACGTGCGCATCCGGCAGCTGTTCAGCCGCACGCAGTGGTTCCTCACAATTGACGACTTTGGCAACATCACCGGGACTCAAGATCCCACCAACTGCCACA GCATCCTGGAGATCAGGACAGTGTCCGAGGGCGGCGTACTGGCTATCAAAGGCGTGAAGAGCCAGTATTATATCTCCATGACCAAGGCTGGACAGCTGCAAGGCAAG AGGATCTACAACGAAAACTGCAACTTCAAGGAGGTTTTTCTAGAAAACTACTTCAACGCGTACTCCTCTGCCAAGTGGACTAAAAACGGCAAAGAGATGTTCATTGCCTTGTCCCAGAAGGGAAGGCCGATGCGAGGGAAGAGGACCAGGAGGGAGCACATAGCCTCTCACTTCATCCCCATGaagtgcagggaggaggagaggagggtggagtgA